In a genomic window of Methanosarcina horonobensis HB-1 = JCM 15518:
- a CDS encoding lectin like domain-containing protein → MKKRNSLLLSLIVIFSCLSVSPNPVVGSAENFEPPLNNSSLSEPEIEIAPLNPEFLDPEQPDSVEPISSSDYGHISGPGYTPPPVNISAVSTPATRLLLRASGSELPSTYDLRTEGRVTPVKNQGQTGSCWAFSSIASLESYILGTEGESRDFSENNMKNLVTKNYPDGFDLTDDDGGNSLMAMAYLTRWSGPVNETDDPYSDTLEYSPLGLPLQKHVQEVLVLPKRTGSLDNEVIKRALMDYGAVFSTICWNSVDFQDKNDTYRYTGSSSANHAITIVGWNDSFDRNRFKQVPSGDGAFIVKNSWGESWGDGGYFYISYYDTRFGYGENTVFTASEEDNFDYNYQYDPLGWINEIGYPENLIAWGSNVFSSERNEKLEAVGFYTTDLNTVYEIYVYKNPTNGPVNSAEGFVVKESGTCSYRGYHTHLLNSTVNLTSGEKFSVVIKFRNPSYTYPLAIENQKLGYSSQAQADSGESYVSLDGTSWQDLTTESGFSEANLCIKAFTTVNELPEADFSSNITSYASPLTVQFTGLSTGAFSWEWDFNGDGITDSTVQNPVYTYTSHGNYTVSLNVSNRIGSDSETKSHYITVTPLSILSANPGGSVGTYEGDLQEFNISTNHNTTVNWYLNGTKKLTESNVKHSSYSNSAPSPGTYNVTVLAAAGSEKVTHTWNWTVLDWNPWDNSTSQEGKNISTEELQEAIHIYKNSLPVPETEVEMTGERLMQLIRLWREGSAN, encoded by the coding sequence TTGAAAAAAAGAAACTCCCTTTTGCTTTCACTTATAGTTATATTTTCGTGCCTATCCGTTAGCCCTAATCCTGTCGTCGGAAGTGCCGAAAATTTTGAACCGCCTCTGAACAATTCATCCCTTTCGGAACCTGAGATTGAAATAGCTCCTCTGAACCCCGAATTTCTGGACCCCGAGCAGCCGGATTCCGTGGAGCCTATTTCATCTTCTGATTACGGGCACATTTCAGGCCCCGGATATACACCCCCTCCTGTAAACATATCAGCAGTTTCAACACCTGCAACAAGGCTTTTGCTCAGAGCATCCGGTTCCGAACTCCCTTCGACCTATGACCTGCGCACCGAAGGACGGGTTACACCTGTAAAAAACCAGGGACAAACAGGAAGCTGCTGGGCTTTTTCGAGTATTGCATCCCTTGAATCTTACATTCTGGGAACAGAAGGAGAAAGTAGAGACTTTTCTGAGAATAACATGAAAAATCTCGTTACAAAAAACTACCCAGACGGTTTTGACCTTACCGACGATGATGGAGGTAATTCGTTAATGGCTATGGCATATCTTACCCGCTGGTCAGGGCCCGTAAATGAAACAGATGACCCGTATAGTGATACCCTGGAGTATTCTCCTCTTGGACTTCCCTTACAAAAACACGTTCAGGAAGTACTAGTATTGCCAAAGAGAACGGGATCTCTTGACAATGAGGTAATCAAAAGGGCGCTTATGGATTACGGAGCTGTGTTCTCCACAATATGCTGGAATTCAGTGGATTTTCAGGACAAAAATGACACCTATAGGTACACAGGCTCAAGTTCTGCCAATCATGCAATAACCATTGTAGGTTGGAATGACTCATTTGACAGGAACAGGTTCAAACAGGTTCCATCCGGAGACGGAGCTTTTATTGTAAAAAATAGCTGGGGAGAATCCTGGGGAGATGGAGGGTACTTCTATATATCCTACTATGATACCAGATTCGGGTACGGTGAAAATACAGTTTTTACAGCTTCAGAGGAGGACAACTTTGACTATAATTACCAGTATGACCCGCTCGGGTGGATAAACGAGATAGGATACCCTGAAAATTTGATTGCCTGGGGTAGCAATGTATTTTCCTCGGAGAGAAATGAAAAACTGGAGGCAGTAGGGTTCTATACTACAGATCTTAATACGGTATACGAGATCTATGTTTACAAAAACCCGACAAACGGCCCAGTTAATTCGGCAGAAGGTTTTGTTGTAAAAGAAAGTGGCACCTGCTCGTACCGAGGATACCATACCCACCTGCTGAACTCTACGGTAAACCTGACTTCAGGAGAGAAATTCTCAGTGGTTATAAAGTTCAGAAATCCTTCCTATACATACCCTCTTGCAATTGAGAATCAGAAACTAGGTTACAGCAGTCAGGCACAGGCAGATTCCGGAGAGAGCTATGTAAGTCTGGACGGAACAAGCTGGCAAGACTTAACAACAGAATCAGGGTTCTCAGAAGCAAATCTCTGCATAAAAGCTTTCACAACTGTTAATGAACTTCCTGAAGCTGATTTCTCTTCAAACATTACCAGCTATGCTTCTCCTCTAACAGTTCAGTTCACGGGCCTATCTACAGGTGCCTTTTCCTGGGAATGGGATTTTAACGGGGACGGAATTACAGATTCAACAGTCCAGAATCCGGTATATACCTATACCTCGCACGGGAACTATACTGTTTCACTAAATGTCAGCAACAGGATAGGTTCCGACTCAGAAACAAAGAGTCATTACATAACAGTAACCCCGCTCTCAATCCTCTCTGCAAATCCCGGAGGAAGTGTCGGAACTTATGAAGGAGACTTACAGGAGTTCAATATCAGTACAAATCATAACACTACAGTAAACTGGTACCTCAATGGAACGAAAAAACTTACAGAATCAAATGTTAAACACAGTTCATACTCAAACAGTGCTCCCTCTCCAGGAACATATAACGTTACGGTACTTGCTGCAGCAGGAAGCGAAAAAGTTACACATACCTGGAACTGGACAGTACTTGATTGGAATCCCTGGGACAATTCGACCTCTCAGGAAGGAAAAAACATAAGCACAGAAGAGCTCCAAGAAGCAATACACATATATAAAAACAGCCTTCCAGTCCCTGAAACAGAGGTGGAGATGACAGGCGAAAGGCTCATGCAACTGATCAGACTCTGGCGTGAAGGATCTG
- a CDS encoding demethoxyubiquinone hydroxylase family protein, whose amino-acid sequence MFSETLADLENISQKDLDKEILRAAMIAELDAVNLYEQMANLTKNEEIRAILFDIARQEKVHVAMFETVLLQTDKEFLKIYGDYALARK is encoded by the coding sequence CTGTTTTCGGAAACACTTGCTGACCTTGAGAACATCAGCCAGAAAGACCTTGATAAGGAAATCCTGAGAGCTGCAATGATTGCAGAACTGGATGCTGTCAATCTTTATGAGCAGATGGCAAACCTTACAAAAAATGAAGAAATTCGTGCAATTCTTTTTGACATCGCAAGGCAGGAAAAAGTCCATGTAGCCATGTTTGAGACTGTGCTCCTGCAGACTGACAAGGAATTTTTAAAGATTTATGGAGATTATGCGCTTGCCAGAAAATGA
- a CDS encoding DNA polymerase ligase N-terminal domain-containing protein codes for MLEEYEKKRDFRKTSEPPVSREEKSSDKPIFVVQRHDATNLHYDFRLEMDGVLKSWAVPKEPPKNAGTKRLAIETEDHPLGYADFEGEIPEGQYGAGRVEIWDSGTFELLKRNEKEIIVTLHGEELEGDYVLIKTKYGKEDKGWLFFKKKID; via the coding sequence ATGCTTGAGGAATATGAGAAGAAAAGGGATTTTAGAAAGACCTCCGAACCCCCTGTTAGCCGGGAAGAAAAAAGTTCTGATAAACCTATTTTTGTAGTTCAGCGCCATGATGCAACCAACCTCCATTATGATTTTCGCCTGGAGATGGACGGCGTCCTAAAAAGCTGGGCAGTCCCCAAGGAGCCTCCGAAAAATGCCGGCACCAAAAGGCTTGCTATCGAGACCGAAGACCACCCTCTTGGATACGCAGATTTTGAGGGAGAAATTCCCGAAGGACAGTACGGAGCCGGCAGGGTTGAGATCTGGGACAGTGGTACATTTGAGCTTTTAAAACGTAACGAGAAAGAAATAATTGTAACGCTTCACGGGGAAGAACTTGAAGGGGACTATGTACTTATAAAGACAAAGTACGGAAAAGAGGATAAAGGGTGGTTATTTTTCAAGAAAAAAATCGATTAA
- a CDS encoding STAS-like domain-containing protein — protein sequence MGKATEEKVKIKIIEAAGINCCVAACDGQKVHDKVADAFSKNRKVELSFSETDELTPAFLNAAVGQLYGTFQAALIEKNLSFTDLDPEDEVILKRVMERAKGYFEHAYSCRKALRDVIGGEDA from the coding sequence ATGGGGAAGGCTACTGAAGAGAAGGTAAAAATAAAAATTATTGAAGCTGCAGGAATCAACTGCTGTGTTGCAGCCTGTGACGGGCAGAAAGTGCATGATAAAGTTGCAGATGCTTTCAGCAAAAACAGGAAAGTTGAGCTCTCATTTTCAGAGACTGACGAACTTACGCCTGCCTTTTTAAACGCGGCTGTGGGACAGCTTTACGGGACTTTCCAGGCTGCCCTGATTGAGAAAAATCTTTCTTTTACGGACCTTGACCCTGAAGATGAGGTAATCCTTAAGAGAGTGATGGAGCGGGCAAAAGGCTATTTTGAACATGCATATTCCTGCAGAAAGGCGCTCAGGGATGTGATAGGAGGCGAAGATGCCTAA
- a CDS encoding type II toxin-antitoxin system VapC family toxin, producing the protein MPKSVHRATVYPVRRSVRLRPGKTLPVKPSPAPIHSVETYDFPPEKSYFFDTNIWLYIYGPIGWPDQKSGIYSRALREIRNSNGTIYINCMIISEFINAFSRIEFKQQTTYSHFKEFRNSLSFRPVAEDIASNVKKILRNTLACDSDLKVIDLPEIMRFFEQGKYDFNDLLFAEICRAKGLMFVTHDKDFSELGVEILTANEKLLRR; encoded by the coding sequence ATGCCTAAGAGTGTCCACCGCGCAACGGTTTATCCGGTAAGGCGCAGTGTAAGGCTTCGTCCCGGAAAAACCCTTCCTGTAAAGCCGAGCCCGGCTCCTATCCATTCTGTAGAAACCTATGACTTTCCCCCAGAAAAAAGTTATTTCTTTGACACCAACATCTGGCTGTATATCTACGGCCCTATAGGCTGGCCTGACCAGAAGTCGGGCATATATTCCAGAGCTTTAAGAGAAATCCGGAACTCAAACGGTACGATCTATATAAACTGCATGATAATCTCTGAATTCATCAATGCCTTCTCAAGAATCGAGTTCAAGCAGCAGACCACTTATTCACATTTCAAGGAGTTCAGGAACTCGCTCAGCTTCCGCCCGGTTGCTGAAGATATTGCCTCAAACGTAAAAAAAATCCTCAGAAATACCCTTGCCTGCGACTCGGACTTAAAAGTCATAGACCTGCCTGAAATCATGCGCTTCTTCGAGCAAGGAAAATATGACTTTAATGACCTTCTCTTTGCAGAGATCTGCCGCGCCAAAGGCCTGATGTTTGTAACACATGATAAGGACTTCAGCGAACTCGGGGTCGAGATTTTGACTGCAAATGAAAAGCTGCTGCGCAGGTGA
- a CDS encoding type II toxin-antitoxin system HicB family antitoxin, with protein sequence MEETYRFSAVVQKEGKWYVSWCPELDIASQGETIEEAIENLKEALELYLEDEDAQIPAAGQVFTTTVEVSSHAKTSHPVSS encoded by the coding sequence ATGGAAGAAACGTACAGATTTTCAGCTGTAGTTCAGAAGGAAGGAAAATGGTATGTTTCCTGGTGTCCGGAGCTTGATATTGCAAGCCAGGGAGAAACAATTGAAGAAGCCATCGAGAACCTGAAGGAAGCACTTGAACTCTACCTTGAGGACGAAGATGCCCAGATCCCGGCTGCCGGACAGGTTTTTACTACAACGGTAGAGGTCTCTTCCCATGCTAAAACTTCCCACCCCGTCAGCTCGTGA
- a CDS encoding type II toxin-antitoxin system HicA family toxin, which yields MLKLPTPSAREVIRALSSQGFQVVSQRGSHIKMKKVVLTETHVVIIPDHSEIPAGTLKSVIRQA from the coding sequence ATGCTAAAACTTCCCACCCCGTCAGCTCGTGAAGTCATAAGGGCTCTCAGCAGCCAGGGATTTCAGGTTGTATCTCAGAGGGGCAGTCACATCAAAATGAAAAAGGTAGTTTTGACTGAAACGCATGTTGTTATTATTCCAGATCATTCAGAAATCCCTGCAGGAACCTTAAAGTCTGTTATTCGGCAAGCATGA
- a CDS encoding DUF2283 domain-containing protein, with product MRQESLVTKYDYDFENDSIFFYGSNKKYRSSIDLDGIILDISEDNQIMAIEILDASNRFNLAKEDLRNIKYFEARIEVSEENIRLTMKMSVNKGNKLVDKGLDALGLNSVNLPISTQGIELNC from the coding sequence ATGAGGCAAGAATCTCTGGTAACTAAGTACGATTACGATTTCGAAAATGATAGCATTTTCTTTTACGGAAGCAACAAGAAGTACAGGTCTTCAATAGATCTGGACGGAATAATCCTTGATATTAGTGAAGATAACCAGATCATGGCTATTGAGATCCTTGATGCTTCAAATAGGTTTAACCTTGCAAAAGAGGATTTAAGGAACATAAAATACTTTGAAGCTCGCATAGAAGTTAGCGAAGAAAACATCAGGCTGACAATGAAAATGAGCGTCAATAAGGGAAATAAACTGGTTGATAAAGGTCTTGATGCTCTCGGACTGAACAGCGTGAACCTTCCGATAAGCACGCAGGGAATCGAGCTTAACTGTTAA
- a CDS encoding ATP-binding protein: MINAVVHADYSQKGAPIRVAFFDDRIEIENPGILLPGLTVEDMLQGVSKLRNRIIARVFRELDFVEQWGSGVPRIFKEAESLGLPEPKIIEVGMRVRVIVYLLESIKIGTNGLTTGRVESWLESWLESQIATKVIILLLKNDAGKAELASGLGHKTESEELNKQIKRLLELDYIEMTIPEKPKSSKQKYRLTTKGKAFLGKEARKDRE, translated from the coding sequence GTGATCAATGCTGTTGTCCACGCTGACTACTCTCAGAAAGGTGCTCCCATTAGGGTCGCTTTTTTCGATGACCGTATCGAAATAGAGAATCCTGGGATCCTGCTTCCAGGCCTAACTGTGGAGGATATGCTCCAAGGTGTGTCCAAATTGCGGAACCGCATTATAGCCCGCGTTTTCCGAGAACTTGACTTTGTAGAGCAATGGGGCAGCGGAGTCCCCCGTATATTCAAAGAAGCAGAGTCTCTTGGTCTTCCTGAACCTAAAATAATTGAAGTGGGTATGAGGGTGAGAGTTATTGTCTATCTGCTGGAATCCATAAAAATTGGAACAAACGGCTTAACTACAGGTAGAGTTGAGTCATGGCTAGAGTCATGGCTAGAGTCACAGATTGCGACTAAAGTGATAATTCTTCTGCTGAAAAATGATGCTGGAAAAGCCGAACTTGCATCTGGATTAGGTCATAAAACAGAATCAGAAGAGCTTAATAAACAGATCAAAAGGCTTCTTGAACTTGATTACATTGAAATGACGATTCCTGAAAAACCCAAAAGCAGTAAGCAGAAATACCGTCTGACGACTAAAGGGAAGGCATTTTTGGGCAAAGAAGCCAGAAAAGATAGAGAATAA
- a CDS encoding type II toxin-antitoxin system HicB family antitoxin: MRFTIKLEESEEGGYTAQCLEIPAAISEGDTKEEALENIKEAIQLVLEVTREQAQVLGEIATVEVSVG; this comes from the coding sequence ATGCGGTTTACAATCAAACTTGAAGAATCTGAGGAAGGAGGCTATACCGCTCAGTGCCTTGAAATTCCTGCAGCTATTAGCGAAGGAGATACTAAAGAAGAGGCACTTGAAAACATTAAGGAAGCTATCCAGCTTGTTCTGGAAGTAACAAGAGAGCAGGCTCAGGTACTGGGAGAAATCGCTACAGTGGAGGTTTCAGTTGGCTAA
- a CDS encoding type II toxin-antitoxin system HicA family toxin: MAKLPSASGKKVIKALGKLGFVIVRQRGSHVILQRESNLVTVPLHDPIKKSTLNAILKQADVSLEELLEHL, encoded by the coding sequence TTGGCTAAATTGCCTTCAGCTTCTGGAAAAAAAGTTATAAAAGCTCTAGGAAAACTGGGTTTTGTTATTGTAAGGCAGAGAGGAAGCCACGTAATTTTGCAAAGAGAATCAAATCTGGTCACTGTCCCACTTCACGATCCTATTAAAAAATCTACATTGAATGCAATCCTGAAACAGGCTGACGTTTCACTTGAGGAATTGCTTGAGCACCTTTAA
- a CDS encoding DUF6326 family protein, translating into MEDWKIEVSVLWLFASIAFLAHQILVLMEPGIIAQLMAGVAEGQIIGPELILFFAILILVPLLMAFLSLTLKDSIDRRANIIVGAIFAVLWSVSIVDAAQSAYWGGALMTLSSA; encoded by the coding sequence TTGGAAGATTGGAAGATAGAAGTTTCAGTGCTCTGGCTATTTGCATCAATTGCCTTTTTGGCTCATCAGATACTGGTGCTTATGGAGCCGGGTATTATAGCACAGTTAATGGCGGGAGTAGCAGAAGGTCAGATAATAGGACCTGAACTGATACTGTTCTTTGCAATCTTAATACTGGTCCCATTGTTGATGGCTTTCCTGTCCCTGACCCTGAAAGATTCGATTGACCGCCGGGCAAACATCATTGTGGGTGCAATCTTTGCTGTCCTCTGGTCAGTTAGCATAGTTGATGCGGCACAGTCTGCATACTGGGGTGGGGCACTGATGACGCTTTCATCAGCCTAG
- a CDS encoding type II toxin-antitoxin system MqsA family antitoxin: protein MKPDRCSFCKGKLVEGKTEFVAKVGEQIIAIKDVSAYVCENCGEAYYAPEISRKIDIVMKKFHEFKLLLHPVAAGELSFDEIVA from the coding sequence ATGAAACCTGATAGGTGCAGTTTCTGTAAGGGCAAACTCGTTGAAGGTAAAACTGAGTTCGTTGCAAAAGTTGGGGAGCAGATTATCGCCATTAAAGACGTTTCCGCCTATGTCTGCGAAAACTGCGGGGAAGCGTATTATGCTCCAGAGATTTCAAGAAAAATCGATATAGTTATGAAAAAGTTCCATGAGTTCAAACTGCTCCTTCATCCCGTGGCTGCAGGAGAATTAAGTTTTGATGAGATTGTTGCATGA
- a CDS encoding type II toxin-antitoxin system PemK/MazF family toxin: MKPGTNVKQRDIILIPFPFSDLSTSKRRPAIIISNSYYNTRNDDVICCAITSNPRNCAGYVPITSADLDKGQLNYQSRIKPTKVFTLNKNLIIKPLARLNIEKSKEVIRNLNSSIYIEDVTLEE, from the coding sequence ATGAAGCCTGGAACGAATGTTAAACAGAGAGATATTATTCTCATTCCCTTCCCGTTTTCTGACCTTTCCACAAGCAAAAGAAGGCCTGCTATCATAATTTCTAACAGTTATTACAATACGCGTAATGACGATGTCATCTGCTGTGCCATAACCAGCAACCCAAGAAACTGTGCAGGCTATGTACCAATAACCAGTGCAGACCTTGATAAAGGTCAACTCAACTACCAAAGTCGGATTAAACCTACAAAGGTCTTTACACTTAACAAAAATCTTATAATAAAACCCCTTGCAAGACTAAATATTGAAAAAAGCAAAGAAGTCATCCGAAATCTAAATTCTTCCATCTATATAGAGGATGTCACTCTTGAAGAATAA
- a CDS encoding nucleotidyltransferase family protein produces MENKETHIDVNQIRLLIQERKDKIKEKFKAEVVGIFGSYARGEEKEGNDIDVLVRFGERATLLHLTGLGFYLEDLFGVSVDVVSERALHPMMKDDVLRELVPVKGTCAGMRFYCFIFSLRRKRYMCYNFFMSQ; encoded by the coding sequence ATGGAAAATAAAGAAACACACATCGATGTTAATCAGATCCGGCTTCTTATCCAGGAAAGAAAGGACAAAATTAAAGAAAAATTCAAAGCTGAAGTCGTAGGAATTTTCGGCTCATACGCACGTGGGGAGGAAAAAGAGGGAAATGATATCGATGTCTTAGTAAGATTTGGAGAAAGAGCAACACTATTACACCTTACAGGGCTTGGATTTTATCTTGAAGACCTATTTGGAGTCTCTGTCGATGTTGTTTCGGAAAGGGCTCTTCATCCGATGATGAAAGACGATGTATTAAGGGAACTTGTGCCGGTAAAGGGAACTTGTGCCGGTATGAGATTTTACTGTTTTATCTTTTCCTTAAGAAGAAAACGTTACATGTGTTATAATTTCTTTATGAGCCAATAG
- a CDS encoding nucleotidyltransferase family protein, translating into MPSQQLKDADYYIRILRQHLPEIKEKYSVSYPGVFGSYVRGEQTGESDFDILVEFDEAPGLLKYIELKYYLRDLLEVKVDLVTRTGLKPRIGKHILDEVASVELPLDDVQCVPVSMVSQAD; encoded by the coding sequence ATGCCTTCCCAACAACTCAAGGATGCTGACTATTACATAAGAATACTCAGACAACACCTGCCGGAGATAAAAGAAAAGTACAGCGTGAGCTATCCAGGAGTTTTCGGTTCATACGTCCGTGGGGAACAAACAGGTGAAAGTGACTTTGATATCCTTGTGGAATTCGACGAAGCGCCTGGTCTCTTGAAATATATCGAGCTTAAATACTACCTGAGAGACCTCCTGGAAGTGAAAGTAGATCTGGTGACAAGAACAGGACTCAAACCCAGGATTGGAAAACATATCCTTGATGAAGTGGCCTCAGTCGAATTACCGCTTGACGATGTGCAGTGCGTTCCGGTCTCAATGGTCTCTCAAGCAGACTAA
- a CDS encoding serine--tRNA ligase, translating into MELKFKLRAYFKTSADPTPTKETVAALFEEANSTLLTKGAPEGQGAKITEWKLGEDRIELTLESGRYVRVHDAVLRLKKVLSEQLGKKYRIGIRGIEVESFTIQVPAEHELRMLKVPYIKGMENIEGGILLELEVGEAEMKNRVPDRVLTLLEEKIEAARYGAKAEHWNLIWQREPMKHPFNEDPTQAMLKEGWLKRGASRGQWIHGPQSTRVFRTFEKIVFDELLEPLGYREMIFPKLVTWEVWMKSGHAKGVYPEIYYVCPPQTRDPDYWEEVADYYKVTHEVPTKLIKEKIGEPIGGMCYAQCPPFWMYVTGETLPNDEIPVKVFDRSGTSHRYESGGIHGIERVDEFHRIEIVWIGTKEQVVKCAEELHERYMHIFNDILDIEWRKARVTPWFMAQEGLLGLAEENSVGTTDYEACLPYRGKNGEWLEFQNVSINGDKYPKGFNVKLQSGEELWSGCSGVGLERWAAVFLAQKGLNPENWPEEFRKRAGKMPEGIRFL; encoded by the coding sequence TTGGAACTGAAATTCAAACTCAGAGCGTATTTTAAAACAAGTGCAGATCCCACTCCCACAAAGGAGACCGTAGCTGCGCTTTTTGAAGAGGCAAACAGTACTCTTCTTACGAAAGGAGCTCCCGAAGGGCAGGGAGCGAAAATTACGGAATGGAAGCTCGGGGAAGACAGGATCGAGCTTACCCTGGAGTCAGGAAGGTATGTCAGGGTGCATGATGCCGTCCTGCGGCTGAAGAAAGTGCTTTCAGAGCAGCTGGGGAAAAAGTACAGGATCGGAATCAGGGGAATTGAAGTTGAGTCCTTTACCATCCAGGTGCCGGCTGAGCACGAGCTCAGGATGCTGAAGGTGCCTTACATAAAGGGTATGGAAAATATCGAAGGCGGAATCTTACTCGAGCTTGAAGTAGGGGAAGCTGAGATGAAGAACAGGGTCCCTGACCGCGTCCTTACCCTGCTTGAAGAAAAAATTGAGGCTGCCCGGTACGGGGCAAAGGCTGAGCACTGGAACCTGATCTGGCAGAGGGAGCCCATGAAGCACCCCTTTAACGAAGACCCGACCCAGGCGATGCTGAAAGAGGGCTGGCTCAAAAGAGGGGCAAGCCGCGGGCAGTGGATCCATGGGCCCCAGTCTACGAGAGTATTCCGGACTTTCGAAAAAATCGTCTTTGACGAACTCCTTGAGCCCCTCGGGTACAGGGAGATGATTTTCCCGAAACTGGTCACCTGGGAGGTCTGGATGAAATCCGGGCATGCCAAGGGTGTGTATCCCGAGATCTATTATGTATGCCCTCCGCAGACAAGGGACCCTGATTACTGGGAAGAGGTTGCAGATTATTATAAGGTCACACACGAGGTGCCGACAAAGCTCATAAAAGAAAAAATAGGAGAGCCCATAGGCGGCATGTGCTATGCCCAGTGCCCGCCTTTCTGGATGTACGTAACTGGTGAGACACTTCCGAATGACGAGATTCCCGTGAAGGTCTTTGACAGATCCGGAACCTCTCACAGATATGAAAGTGGTGGAATCCACGGGATTGAAAGGGTTGATGAGTTCCACAGGATTGAAATCGTCTGGATAGGGACAAAAGAACAGGTAGTAAAGTGTGCAGAAGAGCTTCACGAGCGTTATATGCACATATTCAACGACATCCTGGACATTGAATGGAGGAAAGCAAGGGTTACTCCCTGGTTCATGGCACAGGAAGGGCTGCTCGGGCTTGCCGAAGAGAACAGTGTCGGGACTACTGATTACGAAGCCTGTCTGCCTTACCGCGGGAAAAACGGCGAATGGCTCGAGTTCCAGAACGTAAGCATCAACGGGGACAAGTATCCGAAAGGCTTCAATGTAAAGCTTCAGTCCGGAGAAGAACTGTGGTCCGGGTGTTCTGGGGTAGGACTTGAGAGGTGGGCTGCAGTCTTCCTTGCGCAGAAGGGGCTTAATCCTGAGAACTGGCCGGAAGAGTTCAGGAAAAGAGCAGGTAAAATGCCGGAAGGAATTCGCTTCCTCTAA
- a CDS encoding 30S ribosomal protein S3ae, producing MARKKVQRKLDGWKSKEWYNIEAPAYLNRVIVGSTMAGDAALLVGRNVETTVGELTNDMTKNNTKVILRINNVVGDIATTDLMGHELTTDYVRSIVKRQTSRIDANIEVQTKDGFVIRVKPTCFTIKRARSSQMQAIREMMVEIVKKRASETDFETFMQEAILGRLSAAIYRQAKFIYPLRRVEIRKTEVEAMPTAAPAPAAA from the coding sequence TTGGCAAGAAAGAAAGTACAGAGAAAGCTTGACGGATGGAAATCCAAGGAATGGTACAATATTGAAGCCCCTGCTTACTTAAACAGGGTTATTGTCGGAAGCACAATGGCAGGAGACGCTGCACTGCTCGTAGGCCGCAATGTTGAAACCACAGTTGGGGAACTTACCAACGACATGACCAAGAACAACACAAAGGTCATCCTCAGGATCAACAACGTTGTCGGAGACATAGCTACTACTGACCTCATGGGTCATGAACTCACAACCGACTATGTTCGCTCAATCGTAAAAAGGCAGACTTCCAGGATCGATGCCAATATCGAAGTCCAGACTAAAGACGGCTTTGTTATCCGCGTAAAACCTACCTGCTTCACTATCAAGAGGGCACGTTCAAGCCAGATGCAGGCCATCAGGGAAATGATGGTTGAGATCGTCAAGAAGCGCGCATCCGAAACCGATTTTGAAACCTTCATGCAGGAAGCAATCCTTGGCAGACTCTCAGCAGCCATTTACAGGCAGGCCAAGTTCATTTACCCGCTCCGCAGAGTCGAGATCAGGAAAACCGAAGTCGAAGCAATGCCCACAGCTGCACCTGCACCTGCAGCAGCATAA